CGGCTTGTTTTCCACCAAGAGTCGGCCTTCGCGGTCATACATGAGCCCCCTGAACGGGTATTGCACCACGCGGCGCATGGCATTGCTTTCGGCGGCAGTCTTGTAGCTGTCGTCTAAGACCTGTATGTAAAAAAGCTTAATGAGATAAACCGCACCAATGGCCAGGAAAATGGCTTGAATTACGTATTTGCGGCCTTCTAAGTATTTCATCTAAAACCTCTAACCCTCCTTGCAAAAAATAGCATCTGAAAAATGACCAACACCGCTCCGGTGAAAAAAGTGCTGGCAATGATCTTCGCCAAGGTAAATCCAATGAGTTTGAAGCCGTTCAGCTCTAAAAAGAACAGGGTAAAATGGTGCACCAGCAGCAAGACAATGCCATAGGTCAGGAACCAGCGCCACCCCATAGACGTCAAACTGGCATTGTCTGAGGTCTCATAGCCGTCTCTGGGCGTGAGCAGTTTAAGCATGAAAGGCCGCAAATAGCCCACCAGCACCGTGGCCGCGGCGTGCACCCCGGCCGTGTCATAGAAAAGGTCAATGGTGATGCCCGTAATAAAGGCCAGCACCAGCAACAGCACCTTGTCAATGTCTATGGGCAGGAACAGGATAAACCCGATGTAGACAAAGCAAAACCCGGTGTCAAACAGCACCAGGTTGCGCATAAGCAGAATCTGCAGCGCCATGAGCACCACAAACTGCACCAAATGAATAAACCGGAAACTACTCATCTTCTGCCTTAATGCCTGATTGAATCTGCAAGGTATCTAGTTCGGCCTGGCCTTTGTTCTGCACCACGTACACGTAGGAGAGCTTCTCAAAGTCAACGGCCAAACGCACGCGTATGGTATAAAAGCTTTTGTCCAATTCTTTCTGCACGCTCACCACCCGGCCAATCATGATGCCCTGCGGATAAATGGCATTGAACCCAGACGTGACCACGGTATCGCCTTTGAACACCTTCTCGCTCAAGGGAATATAGTGCAGCGTGGCCAGCTCAGGATTACCCGTGTCCCACTTGATGCTGCCAAAGCTTTGGTTGCGCTTGAGTTTCACGGAGATGAGCGTCTGCGAATGGAGCAGGGACGTGACCGTGGCATAATGCTTGGACACCGCCTTCACGCGGCCCACCACGCCTCTGGACGTCAAGACCCCCATGCCCGCCTGCACCCCCGCCTCAGACCCTATGTTGAGCGTGAGGTAGTTGTTGAGCCGGCGCACCGAGTTATTGATCACCCGCGCCGGCCTGAAGGTGTACAGCGCCGCGGCCACAGAGTCTGCGGCGGCAAACGTAGAGTCCTTGACCACGCCAATGCTGTCATTGAGGGCCAGCTCCTGCTTTTGGGTAAGTTGCGCCCGCAAAAGGGCATTTTCAGCGGCCAGGGACTGGTTTTGTTCCCGCAACTGAAAATACTCTGTCACCTCGCTCTGAAACTCCAGCACCTTCCCCACATAATAGTTAGAAGACTGGTAGAACGCGGCATTGTGGTAGGTGTTGCTCCGGTACAGCAGGTACAATGACAGCACCTCAAACAAGACAAACACCAGAAACGCCCGTATCCGGAAGATAAACTGAAAAAGTTTCCGCATGGGCGCGTGTTCTTAGCTTAGCAGTACGCTACGGAAACCTTCAATATTTTTAACGGCCACCCCGGTACCCCGCACTACGGCGCGCAACGGATCTTCAGCGATATGGATGGGCAACTTGGTTTTGGTAGCCAGACGCTTGTCCAGGCCGCGCAGCAAAGCGCCGCCGCCGGTGAGGTGAATCCCATTGTCGTAGATGTCCGCAGAAAGTTCTGGCGGGGCAATCTCCAGGGCCTTCAAAACAGCCTCTTCAATCTTAGAAACCGATTTATCTAAGGCAATGGCTATTTCTTGATACGTTACCTTGATAACTTTAGGAATACCGGTCATCAAGTCACGGCCGCGTATCTCAAAGTCGGCCGGCGGGTTGTCCAGTTCGGTCAGGGCCGCGCCTACTTCAATCTTAATTCTCTCTGCAGAGCGCTCTCCAATCAAAAGATTGTGCTGGCGGCGCATGTGGTCCAGGATGTCTTTGTTGAACACGTCACCGGCTACTCTTATGGACTGCTCGCAGACAATACCAGAAAGCGCAATGACGGCAATCTCTGTGGTACCACCTCCTACGTCTACAATCATGGTGCCCACGGGCTGCTCCACGTCAATGCCAATCCCTATGGCGGCGGCCATCGGCTCCTGGATCATCCATACCTCGCGGGCATCGGCGTGCTCGGCAGAGTCTTTTACGGCGCGCTTCTCCACCTCCGTAATACCCGAAGGAATACAGATGACCATGCGGTACGATGGCTGGAACAAACGCTTCTTGCCCTTGTCAATCATCTTGATCAAGCCTCTGATCATCTGCTCCGCCGCGGTAAAGTCCGCGATTACACCGTCTTTCAAAGGACGGATGGTCTTGATGTTCTCGTGGGTTTTCTCGTGCATCTGCATTGCCTCACGGCCTACGGCAATCACCTTGTTGGTGGTGCGGTCCATGGCAATGATAGAAGGCTCGTCTACCACAATTTTATCATTATGAATGATGAGGGTGTTGGCCGTGCCCAAATCAATCGCTATATCGGCAGTGAAAAAATTAAATAATCCCATTCGTTGTCGTTTTGTGCTTCTAAGAGAAACACTATATATGAAGAATATTTTCTTTACAAGGTACTACAATAGGCAAAATTACGTATTTCTGCCATATTTTTTCATTATCCGTGAAAACGCTTTCGTTTTTAGCTTATTTTCTGGAAAACAGCCCAAAAACGCACTTTTTATACCTCATTTTTTGAGGCTCCCCACCAGCGCACCTTGTTTTTTTACTATATAGAAAAAGCACTGCTACCAGAAATGCCTCTCTCGTTTTTGGCCTCTTTTCTGGAAATCAAGCCAAAAACGAAAGGCCCGACTGCCAATAAAGCAACCGGGCCTTTTGCAATTTAATGTATACGACTTAGTGTTTGAAATGGCGCACTCCCGTCACGACCATGGCTAGGTTACGCTCATTACAAGCATCTATGGAGTCCTGATCCTTGATGGAACCGCCCGGCTGAACCACGGCCGTAATGCCCGCCTCAGCAGCAATGGTCACGCAGTCTGGGAACGGGAAGAACGCGTCTGAGGCCATCACGGCGCCCTGCAAATCAAACCCGAAACTTCTGGCTTTCTCAATGGCCTGGCGCAGCGCATCTACCCGGGAGGTCTGCCCTACTCCGCTGGCCAGCAGCTGGTTTCCTTTGGCCAACACAATGGTATTGGACTTGGTGTGCTTGCAAACTTTCAAAGCGAACTCCAATCCTTCAACCTCTTCCGGAGACGGCGCGCGGTTGGTCGCGGTTTTGAACTCCTTGGCAGTCTCAGTGGCCAGGTCTTTGTCTTGCTCTATCACGCCGTTCAATAATGTCTTGAACAGTTTGGCAGGCAGTTGCACCGGCTTCTGTCTCAGCAAAATGCGGTTCTTCTTAGACTTTAACAGCTCCAACGCGTCCTGGTCAAACTCCGGGGCAATTAATACTTCAAAGAACAGCTTGTTCAGTTCCTGGGCGGTGGCCAAGTCAATGGTTTTGTTGGCAATGATCACACCGCCAAACGCTGACACCGGGTCACAGGCCAGAGCATTCAGATAGGCTTGGTGAAGAGAATCGGCAACGGCCACACCACAGGCGTTGGTATGTTTTAAGATGGCCACGGCGGGCTGGTCAGAAAACTCGGCCATGAGTAACACAGCAGCATCCACGTCTACTAGGTTATTGTAAGACAACTCTTTACCGTTGAGTTTGTCAAAAAGTTGGTCCAGGTTGCCATAGAATGTACCAGCCTGGTGCGGATTCTCGCCGTAGCGAAGGGCTTGGCTGGTGCGCTCGCTTTGCTTGAAGGCCGGGGCCAGCTCCTGCTCCTTGCTCAGGTGGTTAAAGATGTGCGTGTCATAATGCGAAGACACGTCAAACGCCTTCGCGGCAAAACGCTTTCTGTCAGATAAATCAGTACTGCCGTCTTTGGCCTGGAGCAATTCTACCACCTCGCCGTACTGCTCACGGTTAGAGACAATGAGCACATCCTGGAAGTTTTTGGCCGCCGCCCTAATCAAGGAAATACCGCCAATGTCAATCTTCTCAATGATGTCTTCCACTGCCGCGCCAGAGGCCACTGTTTCTTCAAACGGGTACAAATCCACAATCACCAAATCCAAGGCCGGAATCTGGAAGTGGCGCAATTCCTGCTGGTCCTGCTCATGCCCGCGGCGGTGCAGAATTCCCCCAAATATTTTTGGATGCAAAGTCTTCACGCGCCCACCGAAGATGGAGGGATAATCAGTTACGTTCTCTACCGGCACTACTTCAACGCCCAGCTTTTCCAGGAAATCCTGAGTTCCGCCGGTAGAGTAAAAGGTCACGCCTTGTTTCTGCAACTCGCGCACCAGCGGCTCCAGGCCGTCTTTGTAATACACAGAAATTAAGGCAGATTTGATTTTAACGGTATTCATATAGTTGAGAATGATTGGGTTCTTATTGGAAACTTTAAGGCAGAACGCCTTTGTACATACGTTGCCACCCCAAACTCCAGATGAAGTTGGGTATGCCAATAAAGCAAACTATCACAGCAGGTAATGTCCTTGAAGGGAACGCGCGAAAAGATGGCGGGCAGATGAAGTGAGCAAAACACAGAGGGCTGGCGTAGTCGCTTCATCTTTGGCAGGTTAGGCTCTGGGGGTCTGTTTCTCCTGGGTGAGTAACTCTTCTACCACGCGCGGCAGGTGTTGGTGCTCCAGGGAAAGCACGCGCGCCGCCAGGGTCTCGCAGGTATCGTCTGGCCGTACGGGGCACGTCTCCTGGTAAATGGGTGCGCCCTCGTCATAGTGCTCATTCACGTAATGAATGGTGATGCCCGTCTGTGCCTCTGCCGCATCCAGCACCGCTTGGTGCACATGCTGTCCGTGCATGCCTTTGCCGCCAAACCTGGGCAACAACGCCGGATGAATATTGATGATTTTGTTATGGAAGGCCTTCACAAACTCTGCCGGCAACAGCCACAGAAAGCCGGCCAGCACAATTAGGTCCGGCTCATAGGCATAGACTTGCTGCGCGACGGTTCCGTCCTTTAAAGAAGGTCTGTCAAAGACGACGGTGGGTACGTTAAAGTTTTCGGCACGCTGCAGGGCAAACGCATCTGGGTTGTTGGAGAAGAGCGCCGCCACCTGAATGGCTGGGTGGTTCTCAAACTGTTCCAGCAGGCGCTGGGCGTTGCTCCCGGAGCCGGAAGCGAAAATGACGATGTTCTTTTTAGAAGAAGTACCCAAAACAGCGAGTCATGCAGATGGAAGAGCAAAGATAGCGTTTTTGCCTTCTTTTCCAGAAAATAGGCTAAAAACGATGGAATTGTTTTCGTGGGAGGCCTCGTATTTCTTTCTTCCCATTCCTCCGCCGTTGTTGGTGTTCTCACCAACGATCCAGACTGCCATCCAAGCAGCTCCTTCTATGGGGCAGAAGTTTCTTCCGTGACTCGCTGTTAGGCATTTGCCGTGCACTTCCGTTGGCCTTTGCCTTGGCAGTGCCGTCTGTTCCGGTGCGAAAGACCAACCTTGTTTCATTTCTTCTGCTAAGCGCTCACGGCCGCGAGGCCCCGTCCCGGCCCTTCGCACTGCTGTTGTTTGTGGGACTTTGTCCCTGCCGTCGCTGGCCGCGGCGCACAAACACCAGAGGCGCTCAGGACCAGGACTGGTTTCGGTCCCATTCTGCTGCTGTTGGATGGTTGGTTTAGCTTGTTGCAGGTGATAGCTTTGGCTGTCGGTGCAGAGTCACGCGTGCCAAGGCACGGTTTGTTATTCTCTTTCCCGCATTGGTAGTCCCTGTCTAGAACGGCCTCTCCCAACGCGGATACCCCCTTGAGGGGGGCGAAGGGGGGTGTTTACACCTGTAGAATTTTAGCATTCCGTCCTCCTTTGAAGGAAGTAAGGGGATGGAAGGTGGTTACCAATTGCGACGGCTTCTACTCAAAATGCCTTGTAGCATCCGGTAGGATGTAATAGTGTTCGCGAGCGAGGACGTGGGAGTGACTTCGCAAGAAACCGTTTTTGGCTTGTTTTCCAGAAAATAGGCTAAAAACGGCCAAATTAATTTAAGCGGGCCAGCCCCGTAGGCAATTGTTTGTTCTGGATAGGCTGGTGCGACTGGATTCTGGGTTTCTTCTCTGTGAGGTATTTCCAATAGCGCTTTGGCATATGGCGCATGTGCAGTTTCTTGTTGCGCCGTTCTGGAATGTTGACGTGGTCAAAGTACGCCTGCCACAGTTGTTGGTACAAAGGCTCTACACCCGCTAGGATATCCTGCGGCAAATCTATCTTTTGGAACGCCGGTGCTTCTTCTTCCATAGACACCAGCTCTACAAACTGGCCATTATAGAACGCGCCGTACTGCCGCTTTACGTCATAGATAAGCCATTGCTGGTCGGCGTAGCGTTTCTCAAAGTGGGTGACAATCAAAGGCAACACGTTGAAGTCAGGTTGGATGGGCGCTACGTATAGGCCGTCTTGAGTGCACTGGAACCTGACAAAGGCTTCCATGCGGTGCTTCTCTCTAAACATCTGCTTGCCCACCTGCGCCATCTTCTGCACGCAGGGCTCCGCGAAGTTCTCTTCTATGCCCTCCTGCTGACTGGAGAAGACCAATTGCACAAACTGCCAGATGAGCATCTCAAACCCCGCCTGTTCCCAGAGGTAGGCTTTGTACACGTTCTCCCACGCCGGCTTTGACAGTTTCTTTCCCAAGCCTTCCCAAACGCGTTTGGCTTTGGCCTCGTCTGAAGGAATGAAATGGTGCTCGGCAAAAATACCGGGAGGTGCCTCGCCTTCTTTCCCTATCTGGTCTGGCCACGCCTTGCGCTCATACGCCTCAAAGATGACCGTGAGCAGTCCCTCAAAAGAGCCGTCATAGGTATAGAAGTGCATAGCCAAAGGATACGCGAGCTTAGGAAGCGATGCGGATGTTGCTCAAGGCGGCGTTGGCGGCTTCTTCCTGGCGCTGGGCAGATAGTTGGCGCAGATAAGGCACCAGGGTGCTTAGCTTGCAACGGAAAGAAACAGGAGCTACAGTTTGGCGGGCAGTGATAGATTGCATGGCAGTAATGGTTTGATTTTTAACAAGTAAGATTTTCTTTTGTTTGGGAGCGTTCAGCTTCCCAGTTCTGGGGTTCCGGTGGCGGCGGCTCAGCTGGCCTGCTGAAACAAATCCAGCTGACTTCCCCACAGACCGTTTCTGTCTCCCTTTTCCCCGAAAAGGATTCTTCTTCGGATGGCTTCCTCGTCCCATTCTCTCGTCTCCAAACTGCGCCCTCCGCAGGTGATAAAATACTTGGCCCGTTTAATGACTACTCCAATCTGTTTCAGGTTCTCCCAACTGAGGTAGGCAAAGCGGCGGGCCGCCACTATCTTTTTGGCTGACTTCAATCCAATGCCCGGCACCCGGACAATCATCTCATAGTCTGCCGTGTTAATCTCTAAAGGAAACACGTGCCGGTTGCGCAACGCCCAAGCCAACTTAGGGTCAATCTGCAAATCCAGGTTAGGGTTTTGTTCATCCAGCAACTCCTTGGCATCAAAACCATACAAGCGCATGAGCCAATCTGCCTGATACAACCGGTTCTCTCTGATAATGGGCGGCGTGCTGATGATAGGCAGGCGGCTGTCTGTCACCACGGGCACGTAGCCAGAATAATAGACCCGCTTTAACTCAAAGTTCTTGTACAAGCCACTGGACAAGGCCAGGATTTGACGGTCACTCTCGGGCGTGGCACCCACTATCAATTGCGTGCTTTGTCCGGCTGGCGCGAACGACGGCGTGGACTTGAACAGCTTTTTCTCTTCCTTCACCAAAACCAACTGGTCTTTGATGTTTCCCATGGGCGTGAGAATTTCTTGGTAGTTCTTCTCAGGCGCCAAGGTCTGCAGGCTCAGTTCAGAAGGAAGCTCAATGTTCACACTCAGCCTGTCGGCATATTTACCGGCTTCTTTGATGAGTTCTTCGCTAGCCCCTGGAATAGTCTTGAGGTGGATGTACCCATTGAAGTTGTGCTCCAGGCGCAGCTTCTTGGCAATGCGCACCAAGCGCTCCATGGTATAGTCAGAGTCCTTGAAAATACCAGAACTCAGAAACAGACCTTCAATGTAATTGCGACGGTAGAAGTTGATGGTTAAATCCACTACCTCTTGCACGGTGAACCCCACGCGCTTCACGTCATTGCTCTTTCTAGACACGCAGTAGGCACAGTCAAAAATGCAGAAGTTGGTCAGCAGGATTTTGAGCAGAGACACGCAACGGCCATCCTCGGTGTAGCTGTGGCAAATGCCCATTCCTTCGGCGTTGCCTAATCCTTTGCCTTCGTTTTTGCGTTTACCGCCGCTAGAAGAGCAAGAGACGTCGTACTTAGCCGAGTCTGCCAAAATGCTTAGCTTTTCAATGATAGTGTTCTGCATCTGTGTGGGTTTATCTTCTCCTGAATGCGTTAGCAAGATACTAACCACTCGCTTTTATAACTAATATTTTTAGCTTTTGTTTTCCACAAGCTGATGTTCATATGTTTATAACGCTAAAAAAATTAGCATATATAGCTTCTATGCCAGATATGGATGATTTTTGCGTACTTTAGAAGGATGGATCATTGGGCATGAACGCTAACAGACCCGGCACCGGTCTTTTGCAGACCCTTAGAGTTGCCACAATCTTTCTACTGTTTTCTTGGCTGTGGCTTTATGGCTCACCCATGGCCTGCGCCCAGGTGGTGGTGCCAGATACCTCCTTTGTCCCCTCGCCCGTTATAGCTCCTGTAGACACGGTTGCCAAAGACTCTATCCACCAAAAGCGGTTCCTGGATTTTTTGCGGCGCATGAGCCAGCGCAAAACCATTTTTGGCAGAGCCATCAGAGCGTTGGTGGTTTTTAAACCGCGCAAACTGGAAGGCCCCGTAGACGCAGAGCTTCTCCCCCAAGACCAGGATCAGCATAATTACAAGGTGGTGCGCAAAATCCATTTTGTGAGAATGGATGCCTTCGGCTACAACATCAATGACACCTTGCAAGTACCAGACAATGGGCTGGAGAAGTTTGGCAACGCCCTGCACTCCAGGTCCAAGCCCCGGCTGCTGCGCAACAAGCTGCTGTTTCAGAAGGGCAAGATTCTGGAGCCATTGGCCCTTTCTGAGTCAGAGCGTCTGTTGCGCCAGACGGACTATATAGTAGATGCGCGCGTTCTGGTCAATGAAGCCACCTCCACCCAGGACAGCGTAGACGTCACGGTCATCACCAAAGACATCTTCAGCCTGAGTGGTTCTGGGTCTGTAAGCACCTCGGGCACCCGGCTGGCTTTGCGGGACATGAACTTTATGGGATTAGGGCACCAGATACGCACCGTGGGCCGGTTTGGGATGGATGACCCGCAGGGCTGGCTGTTCCAGGGGAGCTACGTGATAGAGAACCTCTACCGCTCCTACATCTCGGCCCAGTTGATCTACCGCAATGAGTACACCTACAAACAGCAGGGCATCTCTTTTCAGCGCGATTTTTACTCCACCAACACCAAATACGCCGGCGGGGCTTCCATTTTCTGGTACCAGACCCTGCAAAAAGACTTTTATGAGCCCGAGGTGTATGACACGGACCCCGTTCCCGCGCCGGCCGCCATCCTCTACAAACCCTTGGATTACAACATCCAGGATGTGTGGGTGGGCCGCGCCTTCCGCCTCAAGTCCTATGACCTGGGCCAGGACAACCCGGGCCGCCTTATTACCGCCCTGCGGGTCATGAACGTGCAATACACGCAAGGCACCGGCCCTACCATCCAAAGTGCCAGGTTGTACCTGTCTGGCCTGGGTTACAGTTTCAGGAGGTATTACAAAGACCAGTACCTGTTTGGTTTTGGTAGAACAGAGGATATTCCGGCGGGTAATCTATTGGCGGTGACGGCAGGCTTTGAAGACGGCTCTGCCAAAAACCGCCTGTACTTTGGCACCAAGGCCGCGTTTGGCAAGTACCGTCCCAACTTTGGGTATCTGTACGGCGGCATTGAGTATGGCAGCTACCGGTACCAGGACGCTTGGGAACAGGGCGTGCTCACCTCTGAGGCCTTGTATTTTACGCCGCTCTACAAGCTCAACCGCTGGCGCTGGCGTCATTTTCTCTGGAACAGAACCCAGATTGGCCTGCGCCGCCCAGATTTGTTTGCCCTGCACATTAACCAGGAAGACGGCATCAGGGGGTTTAGGTCTGAGACGGTGCGTGGGTACCGCAAATTTGTCTTGAACTATGAGACCAACTTCTTTGCGCCGGTGACCGTGTTTGGGTTCAGGCTGGCGGTGGTGGGCTTCGCCGATCTGGCCTGGATCACGGACAAGAAGGACGCCTCTCCTTTTTCAGAAAAGCCATACACGGGTTTTGGCATGGGCTTCCGGTTCCGGAACGAATATTTACCCTTCAGCACCATTCAGATTCTGGCAGGCTATTACCCTCGGGTACCCATTGACAACCAAACCGACTTCAAGTTTTTCAGAAGCTCCCGTCCGTATTATGACTTCAATGACCTGCGCTTTACCCAACCCTTGATCACGGAGTTCAGGTAAGCCGTTTTTAGGCTATTTTCTGGAAAAGAGGCCAAAAATGGGCTATCCTTCTGTAGTTGCCATCTATCAGGTATTGCGGGCGCGCTGAATTCTCATTAATTTCCTTAGCTTTATCTCCACCTCGTTCAAAGCAACTTCCTGAAGGCCAGAGATTCTGCACCCGGTTGCTGCCTTTTTTTGCGCACCGTATGGTAAAACGTTTACACACACCGTTCTTTCTGCTTTTTTGGGCTTTGCTGCTCCTTTTGGCAAGCAACAGTCAGGGGCAAAGCACGTCTAACAAGGGGCGTGATTTCTGGCTGGGTTACATGGCGCATTTTGAGGGTACCAACTCCAGAATGAACCTCTACGTCACCTCAGACCGAAACGCCCAAGTGACGGTGGCCGTGGGCCAGAATACTCCATCTACTTATTCTGTGACGGCCAACCAGGTGACGGTCATTCCCATTAGCGTGGCGCAGGCGTATGTGGGCACCTCAGAAGTCATTGAAGCCAAGGCCATCCATGTCACCTCAGATGTGCCGGTGGTGGTCTATTCTCATATCTACTACACCAACAAGTCGGCGGCTACGCTGGTCTTGCCTACCAACACTTTGGGCCGGTCTTACTACGCCATCAGCTATGACCAGCTCTTATACCCCACAGACCCCGGCCGGGCCTCGTCGCAATTGATGGTGGTAGCCCTGGAAGACAATACCACCATTGAAATCACGCCTACCGTGCCTACCTTAGACGGCAAACCCGCTGGTGTGGCATTCTCCCCAGAAAGGCCCCTCATGAAAGGCGAAGTCTACCAGGTACGCACCTTTCAGGACCTAACGGGCACCAAGGTGGAATCCATTGACACAGGCCTGGGTTCCTGCAAGCGCATTGCGGTTTTCTCTGGCAGCGCCTGGACGGCCGTGCCTTTAAACTGCCCGGCCGTGGTGAGCGGCGACAACCTCTACCAGCAACTGTACCCGGTGAGTGCCTGGGGCAAGAACTTTGTGACCGCGCCCTTCAAAAGTCGCTTGGCTGGGGATGTATTTAGAGTTCTGGCTTCTGAGGACAATACTACCATTAGTATCAACGGCACGCCAGTAACCAAAAACAAGGGGCAGTTCCATGAATTTGAGAGCAGCACACCCAATTTCGTTTCCTCAGATAAGCCCATTCTGTTTGCGCAATACGCTAAAACCCAGTCTTGTGACAACGTGCAGGCAGACCCCGAGATGACCTTGGTCAATCCTGTTGAACAGACCCTAAAAGACATTACGCTGTACTCCTCCAAAGACTTCCAGATTTCCAGGCACTACATCAACGTGACCATGAAGGCGCAGGACACGGCCACGTTTCTGATGGACGGCAAAAAGGTGCCGTTCACGCCTATTCCCGCCAATCCACAGTTTGCCTATTCCCAGAACACGGTACAACAGGGAAACCACGCGCTCAAGGCAGACAGCGGGTTCAATGCGGTGGCGTACGGGTTTGGGCAGGTAGAATCATATGGGTACTCGGCGGGGGCCAACGTGAACAACCTGGTGCAGAACATTACGGTGCTGTCAGATTCTGTCTGTGATAGCCGCAACATCAAGTTCAAAGGCTTTGCCATCTACAACCCGCTGGCCTGGAAGTGGTATTTTGGAGATGGCGCCACCTCAACTGAGCAAAATCCTTCGCATACGTTTCCTAAACCCGGCACCTATACGGTATCCTTGGTTACCACCAAGTCCAACGGAAACGACTGTGACTCACAGGACTCTACCTACATTGAGGTAGAGGTACACAACAACCCGCAGGCAGATTTTACTTACAACACGGTCTGCACCAATGAAAGCACGCAGTTCACAGATGCCACCAACGTGACTACCGGCGAGGTCTTGAAAGAGTGGTACTGGAACTTTGGGGACGGCACCAAATCCAGAGAACAAAACCCACTGCACCAGTTCAAGACGCCGG
The nucleotide sequence above comes from Nibribacter ruber. Encoded proteins:
- the mreC gene encoding rod shape-determining protein MreC, producing the protein MRKLFQFIFRIRAFLVFVLFEVLSLYLLYRSNTYHNAAFYQSSNYYVGKVLEFQSEVTEYFQLREQNQSLAAENALLRAQLTQKQELALNDSIGVVKDSTFAAADSVAAALYTFRPARVINNSVRRLNNYLTLNIGSEAGVQAGMGVLTSRGVVGRVKAVSKHYATVTSLLHSQTLISVKLKRNQSFGSIKWDTGNPELATLHYIPLSEKVFKGDTVVTSGFNAIYPQGIMIGRVVSVQKELDKSFYTIRVRLAVDFEKLSYVYVVQNKGQAELDTLQIQSGIKAEDE
- a CDS encoding rod shape-determining protein, with amino-acid sequence MGLFNFFTADIAIDLGTANTLIIHNDKIVVDEPSIIAMDRTTNKVIAVGREAMQMHEKTHENIKTIRPLKDGVIADFTAAEQMIRGLIKMIDKGKKRLFQPSYRMVICIPSGITEVEKRAVKDSAEHADAREVWMIQEPMAAAIGIGIDVEQPVGTMIVDVGGGTTEIAVIALSGIVCEQSIRVAGDVFNKDILDHMRRQHNLLIGERSAERIKIEVGAALTELDNPPADFEIRGRDLMTGIPKVIKVTYQEIAIALDKSVSKIEEAVLKALEIAPPELSADIYDNGIHLTGGGALLRGLDKRLATKTKLPIHIAEDPLRAVVRGTGVAVKNIEGFRSVLLS
- the purH gene encoding bifunctional phosphoribosylaminoimidazolecarboxamide formyltransferase/IMP cyclohydrolase; amino-acid sequence: MNTVKIKSALISVYYKDGLEPLVRELQKQGVTFYSTGGTQDFLEKLGVEVVPVENVTDYPSIFGGRVKTLHPKIFGGILHRRGHEQDQQELRHFQIPALDLVIVDLYPFEETVASGAAVEDIIEKIDIGGISLIRAAAKNFQDVLIVSNREQYGEVVELLQAKDGSTDLSDRKRFAAKAFDVSSHYDTHIFNHLSKEQELAPAFKQSERTSQALRYGENPHQAGTFYGNLDQLFDKLNGKELSYNNLVDVDAAVLLMAEFSDQPAVAILKHTNACGVAVADSLHQAYLNALACDPVSAFGGVIIANKTIDLATAQELNKLFFEVLIAPEFDQDALELLKSKKNRILLRQKPVQLPAKLFKTLLNGVIEQDKDLATETAKEFKTATNRAPSPEEVEGLEFALKVCKHTKSNTIVLAKGNQLLASGVGQTSRVDALRQAIEKARSFGFDLQGAVMASDAFFPFPDCVTIAAEAGITAVVQPGGSIKDQDSIDACNERNLAMVVTGVRHFKH
- the purN gene encoding phosphoribosylglycinamide formyltransferase gives rise to the protein MGTSSKKNIVIFASGSGSNAQRLLEQFENHPAIQVAALFSNNPDAFALQRAENFNVPTVVFDRPSLKDGTVAQQVYAYEPDLIVLAGFLWLLPAEFVKAFHNKIINIHPALLPRFGGKGMHGQHVHQAVLDAAEAQTGITIHYVNEHYDEGAPIYQETCPVRPDDTCETLAARVLSLEHQHLPRVVEELLTQEKQTPRA
- a CDS encoding TIGR03915 family putative DNA repair protein, coding for MHFYTYDGSFEGLLTVIFEAYERKAWPDQIGKEGEAPPGIFAEHHFIPSDEAKAKRVWEGLGKKLSKPAWENVYKAYLWEQAGFEMLIWQFVQLVFSSQQEGIEENFAEPCVQKMAQVGKQMFREKHRMEAFVRFQCTQDGLYVAPIQPDFNVLPLIVTHFEKRYADQQWLIYDVKRQYGAFYNGQFVELVSMEEEAPAFQKIDLPQDILAGVEPLYQQLWQAYFDHVNIPERRNKKLHMRHMPKRYWKYLTEKKPRIQSHQPIQNKQLPTGLARLN
- a CDS encoding putative DNA modification/repair radical SAM protein, giving the protein MQNTIIEKLSILADSAKYDVSCSSSGGKRKNEGKGLGNAEGMGICHSYTEDGRCVSLLKILLTNFCIFDCAYCVSRKSNDVKRVGFTVQEVVDLTINFYRRNYIEGLFLSSGIFKDSDYTMERLVRIAKKLRLEHNFNGYIHLKTIPGASEELIKEAGKYADRLSVNIELPSELSLQTLAPEKNYQEILTPMGNIKDQLVLVKEEKKLFKSTPSFAPAGQSTQLIVGATPESDRQILALSSGLYKNFELKRVYYSGYVPVVTDSRLPIISTPPIIRENRLYQADWLMRLYGFDAKELLDEQNPNLDLQIDPKLAWALRNRHVFPLEINTADYEMIVRVPGIGLKSAKKIVAARRFAYLSWENLKQIGVVIKRAKYFITCGGRSLETREWDEEAIRRRILFGEKGDRNGLWGSQLDLFQQAS
- a CDS encoding BamA/TamA family outer membrane protein; this encodes MNANRPGTGLLQTLRVATIFLLFSWLWLYGSPMACAQVVVPDTSFVPSPVIAPVDTVAKDSIHQKRFLDFLRRMSQRKTIFGRAIRALVVFKPRKLEGPVDAELLPQDQDQHNYKVVRKIHFVRMDAFGYNINDTLQVPDNGLEKFGNALHSRSKPRLLRNKLLFQKGKILEPLALSESERLLRQTDYIVDARVLVNEATSTQDSVDVTVITKDIFSLSGSGSVSTSGTRLALRDMNFMGLGHQIRTVGRFGMDDPQGWLFQGSYVIENLYRSYISAQLIYRNEYTYKQQGISFQRDFYSTNTKYAGGASIFWYQTLQKDFYEPEVYDTDPVPAPAAILYKPLDYNIQDVWVGRAFRLKSYDLGQDNPGRLITALRVMNVQYTQGTGPTIQSARLYLSGLGYSFRRYYKDQYLFGFGRTEDIPAGNLLAVTAGFEDGSAKNRLYFGTKAAFGKYRPNFGYLYGGIEYGSYRYQDAWEQGVLTSEALYFTPLYKLNRWRWRHFLWNRTQIGLRRPDLFALHINQEDGIRGFRSETVRGYRKFVLNYETNFFAPVTVFGFRLAVVGFADLAWITDKKDASPFSEKPYTGFGMGFRFRNEYLPFSTIQILAGYYPRVPIDNQTDFKFFRSSRPYYDFNDLRFTQPLITEFR